In Lujinxingia sediminis, a single genomic region encodes these proteins:
- the arsC gene encoding arsenate reductase (glutaredoxin) (This arsenate reductase requires both glutathione and glutaredoxin to convert arsenate to arsenite, after which the efflux transporter formed by ArsA and ArsB can extrude the arsenite from the cell, providing resistance.) has product MTSTMTIWHNPRCSKSRQTLALLEEHGISLNVRRYLDDTPTVEEIRDVLGKLGIKADGLVRKKESLFKELDLSDAGDDALINAMAAHPKLIERPVVMTDTDAAIGRPPEDVLRLLK; this is encoded by the coding sequence ATGACCTCAACGATGACCATCTGGCACAACCCCCGATGCAGCAAGTCGCGCCAGACTCTGGCACTTCTCGAAGAGCACGGAATCTCCCTGAACGTGCGCCGCTACCTCGACGACACGCCGACCGTCGAAGAGATTCGTGACGTGCTGGGCAAACTGGGAATCAAGGCCGACGGCCTCGTGCGTAAGAAGGAATCTCTCTTCAAAGAACTCGACCTCTCCGATGCCGGGGACGATGCACTCATCAACGCAATGGCCGCCCACCCCAAACTCATCGAACGCCCGGTCGTCATGACCGACACCGACGCGGCGATCGGCCGCCCACCCGAAGATGTGCTTCGCCTTCTGAAGTGA
- a CDS encoding anthranilate synthase component II — protein sequence MRRWTQRDPNDWAIRQPGQVVILDNRDSFVFNLADRLVRAGVSPAVVRSDAIALSTLLESRPSALVVSPGPGHPRDAGISEAAIEALSGQVPVLGVCLGHQAIARVFGTPVVRSEQPRHGMASAITHDGSGIFKGMDEVFPMARYHSLVARAPLIAPLVANAWAEGFVMGVRHETHPTHGVQFHPESILSPGGLGMLHNFLALISD from the coding sequence ATGAGGCGATGGACGCAACGCGACCCGAATGACTGGGCCATACGGCAACCCGGTCAGGTGGTGATCCTGGATAACCGGGACTCGTTTGTCTTCAATCTGGCCGATCGTCTGGTGCGCGCCGGGGTGTCTCCGGCGGTGGTTCGCAGCGATGCGATAGCGCTCTCGACGTTGCTGGAGAGCAGGCCCTCAGCGCTTGTGGTGTCTCCCGGCCCGGGCCATCCGCGAGACGCTGGCATCAGTGAGGCGGCGATTGAGGCCCTCTCCGGCCAGGTGCCTGTTCTGGGGGTGTGTCTGGGCCATCAGGCCATCGCGCGCGTCTTTGGTACACCGGTGGTACGCAGCGAGCAGCCTCGCCACGGCATGGCCAGTGCGATTACCCACGATGGAAGTGGCATCTTTAAAGGGATGGATGAGGTTTTTCCAATGGCGCGCTACCACAGTCTGGTTGCCCGCGCTCCGCTGATTGCGCCGCTTGTCGCGAACGCCTGGGCGGAGGGTTTTGTGATGGGAGTGCGTCACGAAACCCACCCGACACATGGGGTGCAATTTCATCCCGAGTCGATCTTAAGTCCGGGCGGGTTGGGCATGCTTCACAACTTTTTGGCGCTGATTTCCGACTGA
- a CDS encoding aminotransferase class IV, with translation MEDDRSFLYGDGLFETVRVEGGRVRFLERHRSRLRRSGVALGFDEAHIEQGCAMLGEPDGQDGLWRVTVSRRDREIAFGGSGRVCGRWRPGLPLAEPLALVTMPGFYLPGDSLAEHKTTSWMRSVELRRRARILGADDGVSVSEDGRVGECSAANLLVLLEERWITPPVKGILPGITREVLLERGSQKGRLIEEVEVTQEVLARARALALVSTGVGVQEARSLDGRALELGRTSGLKVILEGL, from the coding sequence ATGGAGGATGACCGCAGCTTCCTCTACGGCGACGGCCTCTTTGAGACGGTGCGCGTGGAGGGGGGGCGTGTACGCTTTCTGGAGCGTCATCGCTCCAGGCTTCGACGATCGGGCGTAGCGCTGGGGTTTGATGAGGCTCATATCGAGCAGGGATGCGCGATGCTCGGTGAGCCTGATGGGCAAGATGGCCTCTGGCGGGTCACAGTGAGCCGACGTGACCGTGAGATTGCGTTTGGTGGGAGCGGCCGAGTCTGTGGGCGATGGCGTCCAGGGCTGCCGCTTGCCGAGCCCCTGGCGTTGGTCACGATGCCCGGTTTTTACCTGCCCGGTGACAGCCTGGCCGAACACAAGACGACAAGCTGGATGCGCTCGGTCGAGCTACGTCGACGCGCCCGGATCCTTGGCGCCGATGATGGTGTGAGCGTCAGCGAGGACGGACGCGTGGGGGAATGCAGCGCGGCAAACCTTCTGGTGTTGCTTGAAGAACGGTGGATCACGCCGCCGGTTAAGGGCATCTTGCCGGGAATTACCCGGGAGGTGCTACTGGAGCGCGGGTCACAAAAGGGGCGCTTGATTGAGGAAGTTGAAGTGACGCAAGAGGTTCTTGCGCGGGCCAGGGCGCTTGCGCTCGTATCGACGGGCGTCGGCGTGCAGGAGGCACGTTCACTCGACGGGCGAGCGCTGGAGTTGGGGCGTACCTCCGGGCTTAAAGTGATTCTTGAGGGTTTATGA
- a CDS encoding HAD-IG family 5'-nucleotidase: protein MTFGIFEAYPDVEPQRGVFCNRTLNMRSIKAIGYDMDYTLVHYHVDAWEGRAYEHIKLRLLAAGWPVEDLHFDSHWVSRGLVIDLKLGNIVKANRFGYVWRAAHGTEIIPYAEMREAYTRTLVDLNDHSRWVFLNTFFSISAGVMYAQLVDLLDRGVLPEVLGYSDLYSRVQEVLDAAHIEGELKAEIMANPEVYVDPDPEVPLTLLDQRNAGKKLVLITNSEWAYTLFMLNYTIDPFLPDGMTWREIFDLVVVSARKPAFFSGSAPIFEVVDDEGLLKPWVGKLEEGRAYLGGSASDIEGALGMSGDEILYVGDHLFADVNVTKSVLRWRTALVMRELEQELCAIEVAAENQVEIRRMMLEKVKLEDEFSTRRLNLQRLRQGYGPQTDADPEVLQAEMSRIREQLVALDSKLAPLVIEDGVASNPTWGYLMRTGNDKSHLTRQVERYADIYTSRVSNLLRYSPFMFFRAPRGSVPHDPGHP from the coding sequence ATGACTTTTGGAATCTTTGAAGCCTACCCCGACGTCGAGCCACAGCGCGGCGTCTTCTGCAACCGCACGCTGAACATGCGTTCGATCAAGGCCATTGGCTACGACATGGACTACACCCTGGTCCATTATCACGTCGACGCCTGGGAGGGCCGTGCCTACGAACACATCAAGTTGCGCCTGCTCGCAGCCGGATGGCCCGTCGAAGACCTTCATTTCGACTCACACTGGGTCAGCCGCGGCCTGGTCATCGACCTGAAACTTGGCAACATCGTCAAAGCCAACCGCTTTGGCTATGTCTGGCGCGCGGCACACGGCACCGAAATCATCCCCTACGCCGAGATGCGCGAGGCCTACACCCGCACCCTGGTCGACCTCAATGACCACTCGCGCTGGGTCTTTCTCAACACCTTCTTCTCGATCTCCGCCGGCGTGATGTACGCCCAGCTCGTCGACCTGCTCGACCGCGGCGTACTCCCGGAAGTGCTCGGCTACTCCGACCTCTACTCGCGCGTCCAGGAGGTCCTGGACGCCGCTCACATTGAGGGCGAGTTGAAGGCGGAGATCATGGCCAACCCGGAGGTCTATGTCGACCCCGACCCCGAGGTTCCTCTGACGCTGCTTGACCAGCGAAACGCCGGCAAAAAGCTCGTGCTCATCACCAACTCCGAGTGGGCCTACACCCTCTTCATGCTCAACTACACCATCGACCCCTTTCTCCCCGACGGGATGACCTGGCGCGAGATTTTCGATCTGGTGGTGGTTTCAGCGCGCAAACCCGCGTTCTTCTCCGGCTCCGCGCCGATCTTCGAGGTCGTTGACGACGAAGGGCTGCTCAAGCCCTGGGTTGGCAAACTCGAAGAGGGCCGCGCCTACCTCGGCGGAAGCGCGTCCGATATCGAAGGCGCACTGGGTATGTCCGGCGACGAGATCCTCTATGTTGGCGACCACCTCTTCGCCGACGTCAACGTCACCAAAAGCGTGCTGCGCTGGCGTACAGCCCTGGTGATGCGCGAGCTCGAGCAGGAGCTCTGCGCCATTGAGGTCGCTGCAGAAAATCAGGTCGAGATCCGCCGCATGATGCTCGAGAAGGTCAAACTCGAAGACGAGTTCTCCACTCGCCGCCTCAACCTTCAGCGCCTGCGTCAGGGCTACGGCCCCCAGACCGACGCCGACCCGGAGGTCCTTCAAGCAGAAATGTCGCGCATTCGCGAGCAGCTCGTCGCTCTCGACAGCAAGCTCGCCCCCCTGGTGATTGAAGACGGCGTCGCGTCGAACCCCACCTGGGGCTACCTGATGCGAACCGGCAACGATAAGAGCCACCTCACCCGACAGGTCGAACGCTACGCCGATATCTACACCTCCCGCGTCTCCAACCTCTTGCGCTACTCACCCTTTATGTTTTTCCGCGCCCCCCGCGGCAGTGTCCCCCACGATCCGGGGCATCCCTGA
- a CDS encoding inorganic pyrophosphatase, giving the protein MSKHPDFQQFRPHPWHGLTVGDNAPEVVNAYIEMTPFDSVKYEIDKETGYLRVDRPQRFSSQPPTLYGFVPRTYCADRVGELSLTTDEGDLDPLDICVLSERPITRAELLVSCRVIGGLHMVDHGEADDKIVAVLENDTVWAGARDISDVPEVLIERLRHYFLTYKMVPGETTSNVQVDTIYGADHAQKLVRAAMADYQEHFGK; this is encoded by the coding sequence ATGAGCAAGCACCCCGATTTTCAACAGTTTCGTCCCCACCCCTGGCACGGTCTCACCGTAGGTGACAACGCCCCCGAGGTCGTCAACGCCTACATTGAGATGACCCCCTTTGACTCGGTCAAATACGAGATCGACAAAGAGACCGGCTACCTGCGCGTCGACCGCCCCCAGCGCTTCTCCTCGCAGCCCCCTACCCTCTACGGCTTCGTCCCGCGCACCTACTGCGCCGATCGCGTCGGCGAGCTTTCGTTGACCACCGATGAAGGCGACCTTGACCCGCTGGACATCTGTGTTCTCAGCGAGCGGCCCATCACCCGTGCCGAGCTCCTGGTCAGCTGCCGCGTCATCGGGGGGCTGCACATGGTGGACCACGGGGAGGCTGACGACAAAATCGTGGCCGTGCTCGAGAACGACACCGTCTGGGCTGGCGCTCGCGACATCAGCGATGTTCCAGAAGTTCTCATCGAGCGCTTGCGCCATTATTTCCTGACCTACAAGATGGTGCCTGGTGAAACGACATCCAACGTCCAGGTCGATACCATCTACGGCGCCGATCACGCCCAGAAGCTGGTGCGTGCAGCCATGGCCGACTACCAGGAACACTTTGGCAAGTAA
- a CDS encoding SDR family oxidoreductase, whose amino-acid sequence MAENFRNKVVWITGGGSGIGAALAHEFGQQGARVVVSGRRLEPLAEVVAELKGKGAEAMALGCDVTKVGELELAVEAVVERFGGLDVAVANAGFSVGGRLEELHASEWRRQFDTNVTGAAMTLRYALPHLYASKGRAVVMGSVAGTLGVPGNSAYCASKFAVRGMAQALSAELAGSGVSCTLLQPGFVHSDINRVDNQNQVHEDWEDRRPAQLMWPADKAARQMLKAIAARKREAVITGHGKVATFLAYHTPGLTQAVLARAGERLRPKHHHEA is encoded by the coding sequence ATGGCAGAGAACTTCAGAAATAAAGTCGTGTGGATCACAGGTGGTGGCAGCGGCATCGGTGCGGCGCTGGCTCATGAGTTTGGCCAGCAGGGAGCGCGAGTGGTGGTGAGCGGACGTCGTCTGGAGCCGCTGGCGGAGGTGGTTGCTGAATTGAAGGGGAAGGGCGCTGAGGCGATGGCGCTCGGTTGCGATGTAACAAAGGTCGGTGAGCTCGAGTTGGCAGTGGAGGCGGTCGTCGAGCGCTTTGGTGGCCTGGATGTAGCGGTAGCCAATGCCGGGTTTTCGGTGGGAGGGCGACTCGAAGAGCTCCATGCCAGCGAGTGGCGCCGTCAGTTTGATACCAATGTGACCGGCGCGGCGATGACGTTGCGCTACGCCCTGCCGCATCTCTACGCGAGCAAGGGGCGCGCGGTGGTGATGGGCAGCGTGGCGGGCACGCTAGGGGTGCCGGGTAACTCCGCCTATTGCGCATCAAAATTCGCCGTGCGGGGCATGGCACAGGCGCTCAGCGCCGAGCTTGCCGGAAGCGGTGTCAGCTGTACCCTTTTGCAGCCGGGGTTTGTGCATAGCGACATCAACCGCGTTGATAATCAGAACCAGGTTCATGAGGACTGGGAGGATCGTCGACCGGCGCAACTTATGTGGCCTGCCGATAAAGCCGCTCGTCAGATGCTCAAAGCGATCGCCGCGCGCAAACGCGAGGCTGTGATCACCGGTCATGGCAAAGTCGCTACGTTTCTGGCCTACCATACCCCCGGCCTCACGCAGGCAGTGCTGGCGAGGGCCGGGGAGAGGCTGCGACCGAAACATCATCACGAAGCGTGA
- a CDS encoding PrkA family serine protein kinase produces MASKDLLERVASEVQDDFQDNHRIMSFPQFMEAFAQHPRRHARSSAQYVRDCFEFFGRETKPQFWGEVTHFGLFNTPFDQGRNRLVGQERTQEQVFKLLENFVREGKVNKLILLHGPNGSAKSTFVDTVMRAMEHYSHTEEGALYRFNWIFPTEKLARGSSIGFGGYQTRTVDASTLESFAFLDEEDIDAKISSDLKDHPLLLIPLKQRQVLLQEFVDEWIIPSDSNDSDALRERLDGDGDEEGKAPFTFSDTILRGDLSHTNRQIFDALLTAYRGDFGRVMKHVQVERFYISRRYRAGAVTVEPQMRVDAGLRQLTVDRSLSALPASLQNQTIFEPFGDLVDANRGIIEYDDLFKRHPDFNKYLLATSEKATVSLENRILHLDTVMMATANEDYLDAYKQTADYSSFKGRVELVRVPYLLDYTVEEIIYREQIASVNFTKRIAPHTTFVAALWAVLTRLKRPQADQYSATIRDIVGRLSPLEKADLYAHGRVPSNIGPERARELKAIVPRLMAEGEGSADYEGRYGASPREMKMILLNASQNERFPTLSPLAVFEEMGKLVRDPSVFPFLQMKPDGPYYRHDQFIDVVRERYLDIIDLEIRSAMGLVEEKQYGEFFTRYIDHVSQWLKGEKVYNRITGTYEKPDEELMAEMEETINHEEDPEDFRRGLITSIAAFSIDNPGMKVDYQQVFPMFFEALQEAFFEERQRQIQRIEENLLTYFESEDGALSSSERQSVETTLTNLKSRYGYCDESAREAVAFLLSNRYKS; encoded by the coding sequence ATGGCAAGCAAAGATCTGCTCGAGCGCGTGGCTTCCGAGGTCCAGGACGACTTTCAGGACAACCACCGCATCATGAGCTTCCCGCAGTTTATGGAAGCCTTTGCGCAACACCCTCGTCGCCACGCTCGCAGCAGCGCGCAGTATGTGCGCGATTGTTTTGAGTTTTTCGGTCGCGAGACAAAGCCGCAGTTCTGGGGGGAGGTCACCCATTTTGGCCTCTTCAACACCCCCTTTGATCAGGGGCGCAACCGCCTGGTCGGCCAAGAGCGCACCCAGGAGCAGGTCTTTAAGCTGCTTGAGAACTTCGTGCGCGAGGGCAAGGTCAATAAGTTGATCTTGCTGCATGGCCCCAACGGCAGCGCCAAGAGCACGTTTGTCGACACCGTGATGCGCGCCATGGAGCACTATTCTCACACCGAGGAAGGCGCGCTCTATCGCTTTAACTGGATCTTCCCCACCGAGAAGCTCGCGCGCGGCAGTTCCATCGGCTTCGGGGGGTACCAGACCCGCACCGTGGATGCCTCAACGCTGGAGAGTTTTGCGTTTCTGGATGAGGAGGATATCGACGCGAAGATCTCCAGCGATCTCAAAGATCATCCGCTGCTGCTGATCCCGCTCAAGCAGCGCCAGGTGCTGCTGCAGGAGTTTGTCGACGAATGGATCATCCCAAGCGACAGCAACGACAGCGATGCGCTGCGTGAGCGTCTCGACGGCGATGGCGATGAGGAAGGGAAGGCTCCCTTTACCTTCAGCGATACGATCCTTCGCGGTGATCTCAGCCACACCAACCGCCAGATTTTCGATGCGCTCCTGACCGCATACCGGGGGGATTTCGGCCGGGTCATGAAACACGTGCAGGTGGAGCGCTTTTATATCAGCCGCCGCTATCGTGCCGGAGCCGTGACGGTGGAGCCGCAAATGCGGGTGGACGCCGGACTCAGGCAGCTCACCGTCGATCGCAGCCTCTCGGCCCTTCCCGCCAGCCTGCAGAATCAGACGATCTTCGAGCCCTTCGGGGATCTCGTCGACGCCAACCGCGGGATCATCGAGTACGACGACCTCTTTAAGCGTCACCCCGACTTCAACAAATATCTTCTGGCCACCAGCGAGAAGGCCACGGTGTCCCTGGAGAATCGAATTCTCCACCTGGACACAGTGATGATGGCCACGGCCAACGAGGACTACCTCGACGCCTACAAGCAGACCGCAGACTACTCGTCCTTCAAAGGCCGGGTGGAGCTTGTGCGGGTGCCATACCTGCTCGATTACACGGTAGAAGAGATCATCTACCGCGAGCAGATCGCCAGCGTGAACTTCACCAAGCGCATCGCGCCGCACACGACCTTTGTGGCGGCGCTATGGGCGGTGCTCACGCGGCTGAAGCGCCCGCAGGCCGACCAGTACAGCGCCACGATTCGCGATATTGTCGGGAGGCTCTCTCCGCTGGAGAAGGCCGATCTCTATGCCCATGGTCGCGTCCCCTCCAACATCGGGCCGGAGCGCGCCCGCGAACTCAAGGCTATCGTTCCTCGCCTGATGGCCGAAGGTGAGGGGAGTGCCGACTACGAAGGGCGCTACGGGGCAAGCCCGCGCGAGATGAAGATGATCCTGCTCAACGCCAGTCAGAACGAGCGTTTCCCCACGCTCTCGCCGCTGGCGGTGTTCGAGGAGATGGGGAAACTTGTGCGCGACCCCAGCGTCTTCCCCTTTTTGCAGATGAAGCCCGACGGTCCTTACTACCGCCACGACCAATTCATCGACGTGGTGCGGGAGCGCTATCTGGACATCATCGATCTGGAGATCCGCAGCGCGATGGGCCTAGTTGAAGAAAAACAGTATGGCGAGTTCTTTACGCGCTACATCGACCATGTCAGCCAGTGGCTGAAGGGCGAGAAGGTCTATAACCGCATCACCGGCACGTATGAGAAGCCCGATGAGGAGTTGATGGCGGAGATGGAGGAGACCATTAACCACGAGGAAGACCCGGAAGACTTCCGTCGCGGGCTGATTACCTCGATTGCGGCTTTCTCGATCGATAACCCGGGTATGAAGGTCGACTATCAGCAGGTCTTTCCGATGTTCTTTGAGGCGTTGCAAGAGGCCTTCTTCGAAGAGCGACAGCGCCAGATTCAGCGTATCGAAGAGAACCTGCTCACCTACTTTGAGAGCGAAGACGGCGCGCTCAGCAGTTCCGAGCGTCAGAGTGTCGAGACGACGCTTACTAACCTGAAGTCGCGTTACGGTTACTGCGATGAGAGCGCCCGTGAGGCGGTGGCCTTCTTGCTGTCGAATCGGTATAAGAGCTGA
- a CDS encoding OmpA family protein has product MSGSFKNRFGKMIALGAAGAASVVLATGCSPSPKSDELVELERMLQDPAAQELREIPNAARYHQEARQLRRVAEEAREERRDELSREYAILGTLRYRTAVAVASQFEAAERLKAANAKIEEVNPDLRATNESRNALAREIQQLDSDIRAAVREQEARRRADASRRESTFEAAQSTSTDTTSENLQQVNARIQAAEAARAAALEYKADEYERSRAVFNRAESQLSNARSLLQSQPGAAGTILQQVNFAVQLFEEAESTARPIHEEMVEKMRPENRISVLRQKARDNFGGPYTEEEYQGIRIVMARMFVPQEANFRPNTDAMLDVLARLTNEYGEFSIQIEGYTQRRGNVTENLATSQLRAHRVRDFLVERGVDTSRISTEGFGQERVRFSDDAENNDRVEIILRHSGN; this is encoded by the coding sequence ATGTCAGGCAGTTTTAAGAACAGGTTTGGGAAGATGATCGCGCTGGGAGCGGCGGGTGCAGCGAGTGTCGTGCTGGCCACAGGGTGCTCCCCCAGCCCGAAGTCCGATGAGCTCGTGGAGCTCGAACGCATGCTTCAGGATCCGGCCGCTCAGGAGCTGCGCGAGATCCCCAATGCAGCGCGTTACCATCAGGAGGCCCGTCAGCTACGGCGCGTCGCCGAAGAGGCCCGTGAGGAGCGTCGCGATGAGCTCTCCCGAGAGTACGCCATCCTGGGCACGCTGCGTTACCGCACCGCTGTGGCTGTAGCGTCTCAGTTTGAGGCTGCTGAGCGCCTCAAAGCCGCCAACGCGAAGATCGAGGAGGTAAACCCGGATCTGCGTGCGACCAACGAGAGTCGCAACGCGTTGGCGCGAGAGATTCAACAGCTCGATAGCGATATTCGCGCCGCGGTGCGGGAGCAGGAAGCTCGCCGACGGGCAGACGCTTCCCGGCGTGAAAGCACCTTTGAGGCCGCGCAGTCTACCAGCACAGACACCACCTCGGAGAATCTTCAGCAGGTCAACGCTCGGATTCAGGCTGCCGAAGCCGCACGTGCTGCCGCGCTGGAGTACAAGGCAGACGAGTACGAGCGCAGCCGTGCTGTCTTTAACCGGGCTGAGTCGCAGCTGAGTAACGCGCGCTCGCTCCTTCAGAGCCAGCCCGGTGCGGCTGGCACCATCCTGCAGCAGGTCAACTTCGCGGTGCAGCTCTTTGAAGAGGCCGAATCCACCGCGCGCCCCATCCACGAGGAGATGGTCGAGAAGATGCGCCCGGAGAACCGCATCTCGGTCTTGCGGCAGAAGGCTCGCGATAACTTTGGCGGGCCGTATACCGAAGAGGAATATCAGGGCATCCGCATCGTCATGGCGCGGATGTTTGTGCCGCAGGAGGCCAACTTCCGTCCGAACACGGACGCGATGCTCGATGTGCTCGCGCGCCTGACGAATGAGTACGGGGAGTTCTCCATTCAGATCGAGGGCTACACCCAGCGTCGGGGCAACGTTACCGAGAACCTGGCGACCTCCCAGCTGCGTGCTCATCGTGTACGCGACTTCCTGGTAGAGCGTGGGGTCGATACTTCTCGGATCTCCACGGAAGGTTTTGGTCAGGAGCGCGTGCGTTTCAGTGATGATGCCGAGAATAATGATCGTGTTGAGATCATCCTGAGGCATAGCGGCAACTGA
- a CDS encoding anthranilate synthase component I family protein: protein MSCRLSLSTSPLDLARALLASVEGDVLFFDSQIRSGAYARWSMLMWEPRRWLEESPVGSGRVVEQPSGERVDDVPAWMRQAHRRCSAPTESRGLPFCGGLAGFWAYECGAYLDDLRAELPREDSPLLWVGEFEGALIFDHQHGTWWASGNEAWVEEAMAWIDAHGAGDVSDRFESDGTGTPRVAIREVEGEVYRRGVQAGVEAIFEGELFEVNYSERWEASWQAGGWELYRRLRAAAPGPFGGLVRVGATTLASVSPEQFIEVGEDGVVRTRPIKGTRPRGASPEEDGRLAAELSASAKDRAENVMIVDLMRNDLTRVCVPGSVEVSELCGLHHFASVHHLISTVEGQLSACADALDVYTACFPAGSITGAPRLRAMEWIAEHEASARGAYTGSMFYWSATGNFDSNVLIRTATLTGSRVRYGAGGAVVADSDPAGEWEEARWKARPFFSALGVGVEQGIRREDAAPCGEEVDDGG, encoded by the coding sequence ATGTCGTGTCGTCTCAGCCTGAGCACGTCCCCACTCGACCTTGCGCGCGCATTGCTCGCCAGTGTCGAAGGGGACGTGCTTTTTTTTGATTCGCAGATCAGGTCCGGGGCGTACGCGCGTTGGTCGATGCTGATGTGGGAGCCTCGCCGCTGGCTTGAGGAGTCCCCGGTTGGCTCGGGCCGTGTCGTGGAGCAGCCCTCCGGGGAGAGGGTGGACGATGTGCCGGCGTGGATGCGTCAGGCGCACCGACGTTGCTCAGCTCCGACGGAGTCCAGGGGGCTTCCGTTTTGCGGAGGGCTGGCGGGATTCTGGGCTTATGAATGCGGCGCCTATCTCGACGATCTTCGGGCCGAGTTGCCGCGCGAGGACTCACCACTGCTATGGGTCGGTGAGTTTGAGGGGGCGTTGATCTTCGACCATCAGCACGGCACCTGGTGGGCAAGTGGGAACGAGGCCTGGGTCGAGGAGGCGATGGCGTGGATCGACGCACATGGGGCAGGGGATGTGTCGGATCGGTTTGAGAGCGATGGGACCGGAACGCCTCGTGTTGCCATCCGCGAGGTTGAGGGGGAGGTGTATCGGCGTGGGGTGCAGGCGGGCGTTGAGGCGATCTTCGAGGGGGAGCTTTTTGAGGTGAACTACAGTGAGCGGTGGGAAGCGAGCTGGCAGGCCGGGGGCTGGGAGCTCTACCGACGTTTGCGCGCCGCTGCCCCCGGGCCTTTTGGGGGTCTGGTGCGTGTTGGGGCGACCACCCTCGCGTCGGTGAGTCCGGAGCAGTTCATTGAGGTGGGAGAGGATGGAGTGGTGCGGACGCGGCCGATTAAAGGTACGCGCCCCCGTGGTGCGTCGCCTGAGGAGGACGGGCGGCTGGCCGCAGAGTTGAGCGCCAGCGCCAAGGATCGCGCCGAAAACGTGATGATTGTCGATCTGATGCGCAATGATCTTACACGGGTGTGTGTGCCTGGAAGCGTGGAAGTCAGCGAACTCTGTGGGTTGCACCATTTTGCATCGGTGCATCATTTGATTTCGACGGTGGAGGGGCAGCTCTCGGCATGCGCCGATGCTCTGGACGTGTATACCGCGTGCTTTCCCGCCGGAAGTATCACCGGCGCGCCGCGCCTTCGGGCCATGGAGTGGATCGCAGAACATGAGGCGAGCGCGCGCGGAGCGTACACCGGTTCGATGTTCTACTGGTCGGCTACCGGCAACTTCGACAGCAACGTGTTGATTCGTACCGCTACGCTGACCGGCAGCCGTGTGCGCTATGGCGCTGGCGGGGCGGTGGTCGCCGACTCAGACCCGGCTGGCGAATGGGAGGAGGCTCGCTGGAAAGCGCGTCCTTTCTTCAGTGCCCTGGGCGTCGGCGTCGAGCAAGGGATTCGACGAGAAGACGCGGCACCATGTGGCGAGGAGGTTGACGATGGAGGATGA